The proteins below come from a single Esox lucius isolate fEsoLuc1 chromosome 7, fEsoLuc1.pri, whole genome shotgun sequence genomic window:
- the f11r.1 gene encoding F11 receptor, tandem duplicate 1, translated as MLFSGLVSVILFFHATGVEAFDVTTSNPNVKVKENQGADLTCKYTADFGIGARVEWKFRDMAGSQIYVIFDGKPTAQYASRVTVSSGLLRFSSVTRKDNGEYNCEVSGNQQFKEVTVTLTVLVPPAVPICRVPSTATTGRMVLLSCHDPEGSPPPTYTWFKDKTPLPADPSQFPAFSNYTYKLNTANSHLEYPSISLMDTGDYYCQSENEAGPPQVCAPLRMVVRDVNVGGIVAGVIVALLAIVLLFLALWYAHRKGYLPRKTKGKPKPSVVYQPASEHGDEGDGEFRQKSSFVV; from the exons ATGCTCTTCAGCGGCTTGGTTTCGGTGATTTTATTCTTTCATGCAACAG GTGTAGAGGCCTTCGATGTCACAACCAGCAATCCAAATGTGAAGGTTAAAGAGAATCAGG GGGCTGATCTTACATGCAAATACACTGCTGACTTTGGGATAGGAGCTAGAGTTGAGTGGAAGTTTAGGGACATGGCAGGTTCTCAAATCTATGTAATTTTTGATGGGAAACCAACCG CCCAGTATGCGAGTCGTGTTACTGTGTCTTCTGGGTTGCTGAGGTTCAGCTCAGTGACACGCAAAGACAATGGGGAGTATAACTGCGAGGTGTCGGGCAATCAGCAGTTTAAGGAGGTCACAGTGACACTTACTGTTTTAG TGCCTCCGGCTGTGCCTATTTGTAGAGTCCCATCCACAGCGACAACTGGACGCATGGTACTGCTTTCCTGCCATGATCCTGAAGGGTCTCCTCCCCCTACCTACACATGGTTCAAGGACAAGACCCCCCTCCCAGCAGACCCCAGCCAGTTTCCTGCCTTCAGTAACTACACCTACAAGCTCAACACTGCCAATAGCCACCTG GagtatccctccatctccctaaTGGATACAGGAGACTACTACTGTCAGTCTGAAAATGAGGCTGGCCCTCCTCAAGTTTGTGCACCTCTCAGGATGGTAGTCC GTGATGTCAATGTTGGCGGTATTGTTGCGGGGGTGATCGTGGCTCTCCTAGCCATTGTCCTGCTGTTTTTGGCGCTGTGGTATGCCCACCGCAAAGGATATCTGCCCA GGAAGACTAAAGG CAAACCAAAACCCTCCGTTGTCTACCAGCCTGCATCGGAGCACGGCGATGAAGGAGAT GGGGAATTCAGACAGAAGTCGTCTTTCGTGGTGTAG